GTCTGGGCCGCTTGGGCAGATGGTGCCATCAGTTGTTGCCGCAGACTCTGCAAATCCTTGAGATCGGGCTGATCAAGACTGCTGTCGAGATCCAGCAGCAGCAGACGAGAGCCGAAAGGACTCAGCGCCGATGGTGTCGCCAACAGCTGCGACGACACAGTCACTGTGCTCGAGCGCTTGAGACGGTCTTGCATCAGTGCCAGGTAACCGCACACATGTGCATCCCAGCTGTAGTGACGGCTGACAGCCTCCACGCCGTTGTCACTCCAGCGCCGCCAACGATCGCGATCAGCACCGGCACGCTCCATTCCATCCTGGAGCGATTCCCGGTCAGTCACGTCAACGACAAGCCCGTTATCGCAACGACTCAGTATTTCTCTCGGACCACCGTCATCCGTGGCAACCATCGGCAAACCCGACGCCGCAGCCTCCAGAAGCGTGAGACCGAAAGGCTCTGTGAGAGCTGGATTCACGAACAAACCGCGTTGAGCCGCGGCCCAGCGATAGATGGCCGGAACCTGATCACGACGATGGTGCTTGGGATAGGCAACGGAGCCGTAGAGGTCATAACGGTCCACCAGATCAAAGATCTGTTGAAAAACCTCCCGCTGCTGACGATCCATCTGGCGGGAATCATCACGATTGCCAAGCACGAGCACCAAGTTGTGGCGCTGCCGCAGGACCGCAGATCGACCGAAAGCTTCAACGAGGGCAGGAATGTTTTTGCGCCGATCCGCACGGCAGATAGCCAGCAGAGGTGGACGTTCAGGCTCCCTCAGAAAAGAACTCAGTAGCTCTGAGACCTCAGTGAATTCTTCCGCGTTGCCGTGAGGATGGAAACGCCGGCTGTCGACACCCGGTGGTACAACCGCCGCATGGTCAGGGTTGAAGCATCCATAACGGGCGTATTGCTCATCACGCTCCTGTCGCGTGCTGGTGATGACCAGATCGGCATGGGCAAGAGCCAGCTCTTCGGCATCGATGCGCCGACTGATCGAATAACTCTGCTCGATCTGTTCATGCTCTCCACCGGCCGCAAGCAAACGGCGCAATTTCTCACGTCCTAGGGAATGGCCTGTGTAAGCAAGGGGAATTCCTAGACGTCGACTGACCAGAGCCCCTACATATCCGGCATCGGCGTAATGGGCATGAATCCAGTCGGGTCGATTGTCACTGACTCGGAGATGACGAACCAGCTGATCGGCCAATTCATCCAGATGCGGCCAGAGCTGTTCCTTACGCAAATAACGGCGAGGTCCAAAACTGAATCGACGGATCGATGCACCAGGTGCAATCGGCTCGAGAGGTTTGGAATAGTCGAGGGACACACGCCGATCGTGAATCAGCCGCGTGACGACCTCGACCTGAGACACCTCGGCGCGATTGGCCAGGCTACGGGCCAATTCCAAGACGTAGAGGGTCTGACCTCCGGTGTCTGCATCACGGCCAAGCTCCAAATCCTGCGAGCGAAATAAGCCGTGGAGATGAAGATGCAGCAGCTTCAGTCCCACAGGACCTCCAACACGTTCAGGAACAGGTCCTGGTGTCCGATCAAGGATTAGGTGATAAAGAACTTCGAAAAGATGAAAACAATCTGATAACTGAAAGGGAGTAAGGCAAAAGCATGCCGAGATCGCTTGCTTTCAAGACGGTTTAAGGCCGTCCAGCACTATCGCTTGCAATTGTTTTGAGTGTAGAAATGCAGACAAATAAGGCTTGTTTACAACAGCGACATGGCGTAAAGAATTTTCATAATTGACCGGTCACATCCAGTAAAGGCACGCGTTGATGGCCCCAACCACCGCCCCTGAAGCTCAGCGAATCGTTGATTCCCAACTGGTCATTGATCCAGGCAAGGATCAGGGGGCCCAAAACCGGGGGTTCTTCAGCACCCACCGGAGCCCAAAGATTGAAGTGATCTCCACCTGAGGCCAGCACAAGGCGGTGACCATTGGCCAGAGGCTGACCATTGCGCAGCGGAACAACCGCTTCAGGATCCGATGGAACAACCCAATCGTGGGTCCCGCTCACCAACAGCACCTTCGCATGCATCGACGGGCCACTGGCTTCGTCAAACAGCAGTCGTAGAGGCGGACTCACCACAACCGCAGTCCGTACTCTCATGTCGGCCAATGATCCCTGATCGGCACCTTTGAGCCAGCTGCACTGCAAAACCCAGCTGAGGTTGCGGTCTGGATCACGAGCATCCTGACAACGGGAACTCAGCTTCCGGCTCGTGGTCTGAAGACCACCCAACTGGAGAGCCGCAGTGGCACCCCAGGAATGACCCACAACCGCCACTGAATCGGTTTGAACAGCGGCACCAGAGAGCAGGCTGCCAGTCTCGACCGCATCAATCACGGCAGTGACATCCATTGGACGCAAGCGCAGTTCCTCGGATGCCGGCGGTGGCTGTTGGCCTTTCAGCAGTGACTCCTGCTGCTTGGAATCACTACCTGGGTGACGTGGAAGCAATACGGAATAACCATGAGCAGCAAGCAGATAGGCCCAGCCTTCGAAACTGGAGGGCGCATCCCAGAGCCCATGGGAAATCACCACCAATCGACCATTTGACATTCCAGTCGGGGAGATCACCGTGACCTGCAAAGGCTGCGGACGATGGTTCACTGCAACGGAGCGTTGTCGACGGCTCCAGCCAGATGCCGCAGCCGCGACGATCGTTGAGGAAACAGGCGTGGCCGCGGTGCCCTTCTGCATCAGCGCCCTTGCATCGTCCTGATTGCTTCTGAGTCTCTTGGCGTAAAAAGCAAGCTCCTGGAGATTGATCGAGAGCTCATCTCCAGGAACATGTCGCAGGAATCCCAGTAGATGGGGCTCATCATCCCGATAAGCCGCGGCCAAAGCTTCCGACACCATTCGCCCGCTGGTATCAGCCGGAAGACCCTTGACCTCAACCAATTTGGAAGCAGCGAGAAGCAGCTGCTCAAACAGAGGGTGTCCAAGGGATTGGCGAATAATGCTGCTGGTTGCTTCAGGGAGAGGGGCCGTGAGCAGAGATTCGATCAGCTTCTGTACTGATCCATCGCCTGCCAAATCCAGCTCCTGAAGATCTCGATTGGACTCGATCAACTCCCGCGCATTGGAGGCCTGACTCAAATCCAGGCTGATGCTCTCATCCAGCAAAGGCAAGGTGAAAGTGAGGCGCTCGACAGCTGCGACCGGTTGAGCGACCAACAGCGAAGCCAGGGCTGCAACCAAGCCACTGAAGCGGAAACAGGGGGAGGAGCTCATGCCGCCAGAGGAACAGTCTGAGGTGGATGCTGCTCCAGAACCCTTGCTAGGTAACGACCGGTGTGACTGGTTGGGTGCTGTGCCACCTCTTCCGGCGTTCCACAGGCCACCAACTCTCCACCACGATCACCACCCTCTGGACCAAGATCAATCAACCAGTCAGAACAACGGATCACGTCGAGGTTGTGCTCGATGCAGATGATCGAATTGCCCTTATCCACAAGACGCTGCATCACATCCATCAGCTTGTGGACGTCATAGAAACTCAGGCCAGTGGTGGGCTCATCAATGAGATAGAGCGTCTTGCCGGTGGCCCTGCGGGACAGTTCAGTGGCCAACTTCACCCGTTGGGCTTCACCGCCGGAAAGCGTGGGTGCCGGCTGACCCAGCTTCACGTAACCGAGACCCACATCCACCAGGGTCCAAAGTCGGTCCGCTGCCTGTGGAATGGCGGAAAACACCTCGGCAGCCTGCTCAACGGTCATCTCCAGAACGTCGGCGATCGTGTGCCCCTTGTAAGTGACCTGAAGAGTCTCTCGATTGAATCGGGCGCCCTTGCAGACATCGCACTGCACATAGACATCAGGCAGGAAGTTCATTTCGATCACGTTGACCCCCTGTCCTCGACAGGCTTCGCAGCGACCGCCCTTGACGTTGAAACTGAATTGACCCACCTGGTAGCCGCGGGCCTTCGCTTCAACCGTGGCTGCAAACACCTGACGGATCGGATCGAACGCACCGGTGTAGGTGGCGGGGTTGGAACGG
Above is a window of Synechococcus sp. BIOS-U3-1 DNA encoding:
- a CDS encoding HAD family hydrolase, with the protein product MGLKLLHLHLHGLFRSQDLELGRDADTGGQTLYVLELARSLANRAEVSQVEVVTRLIHDRRVSLDYSKPLEPIAPGASIRRFSFGPRRYLRKEQLWPHLDELADQLVRHLRVSDNRPDWIHAHYADAGYVGALVSRRLGIPLAYTGHSLGREKLRRLLAAGGEHEQIEQSYSISRRIDAEELALAHADLVITSTRQERDEQYARYGCFNPDHAAVVPPGVDSRRFHPHGNAEEFTEVSELLSSFLREPERPPLLAICRADRRKNIPALVEAFGRSAVLRQRHNLVLVLGNRDDSRQMDRQQREVFQQIFDLVDRYDLYGSVAYPKHHRRDQVPAIYRWAAAQRGLFVNPALTEPFGLTLLEAAASGLPMVATDDGGPREILSRCDNGLVVDVTDRESLQDGMERAGADRDRWRRWSDNGVEAVSRHYSWDAHVCGYLALMQDRLKRSSTVTVSSQLLATPSALSPFGSRLLLLDLDSSLDQPDLKDLQSLRQQLMAPSAQAAQTSFGIITGRPLGVARQRFAELHLPDPQVWITQAGTQIHYGDEEQADRFWQSQISVDWQRECVEQTLSDLGDHIKLQKPEHQGQFKVSYLLEQPGPSVLPLIRQRLRQSGLPARPQLRCHWFLDVLPMRASRSEAIRFLSLRWGLPLEHILVVASQQGDAELVQGLPAAVVTADHDPCLDGCRHQQRVYFANRSRLMGVLEGLQHYRFLNARSRLD
- a CDS encoding alpha/beta fold hydrolase yields the protein MSSSPCFRFSGLVAALASLLVAQPVAAVERLTFTLPLLDESISLDLSQASNARELIESNRDLQELDLAGDGSVQKLIESLLTAPLPEATSSIIRQSLGHPLFEQLLLAASKLVEVKGLPADTSGRMVSEALAAAYRDDEPHLLGFLRHVPGDELSINLQELAFYAKRLRSNQDDARALMQKGTAATPVSSTIVAAAASGWSRRQRSVAVNHRPQPLQVTVISPTGMSNGRLVVISHGLWDAPSSFEGWAYLLAAHGYSVLLPRHPGSDSKQQESLLKGQQPPPASEELRLRPMDVTAVIDAVETGSLLSGAAVQTDSVAVVGHSWGATAALQLGGLQTTSRKLSSRCQDARDPDRNLSWVLQCSWLKGADQGSLADMRVRTAVVVSPPLRLLFDEASGPSMHAKVLLVSGTHDWVVPSDPEAVVPLRNGQPLANGHRLVLASGGDHFNLWAPVGAEEPPVLGPLILAWINDQLGINDSLSFRGGGWGHQRVPLLDVTGQL